TCACCGACACCGTCGAGATCTCCGTCGCCGATACCGGCAACGGCATTCCCGCCGACATCCTGCCGCACGTGCTGGAGCCCTTCTTCACCACCAAGCGCGGCAAGGGCACCGGCCTCGGGCTCAGCATCACCCAGGCCTATGTCCGCAGTCATGGCGGGGACATCAAGGTAGAAAGCCTTCCCACCCGGGGCACCACCGTCCGCATCGTGCTGCCCATCCGGCAGGAAGGAAACGCCTCCCTGTCGGCGGAAGAGGCTGGAGAGCTGGTGATCGGATGAGTCGCATGCGGAAACGAGGCTGAACCATGGCGTATTCGATCCTGGTAGTCGACGATGAAGCCCTGACGCTGCGCACGATTTCGCGCGCGCTGCGCGACGAAGGTTTCGAGGTCTTTCTTGCCGCCACCGGCGAGGAGGCGCTGGAGATCTTCGCGCGCGAACATCCCAACCTCTGCATGCTCGATGTGGTGCTGCCCGGAATTGACGGCATTGAAGTCCTGCGCCAGATCAAGCGCCAGGGCCCGGCCACCATCGTGGTGATGATGAGCGCCTACCACATGATTGACCGCGCGGTGGAGGCCATGAAACTGGGCGCGCACGACTACCTCAGCAAGCCGTTCCACCTTGCCGACATGGTGAACACCATCCGGCGCGCGCTGGAAATGCTGGCGCTGCGCGTGCGCGTGCGCGACACCGTCGAATCGGCGAAAGGCCGCTACGACTTCGGATGGGTGAAGACCAGCAGCCCGCAAATGCGCGACCTGCTGGCAATCTGCGAGAAAGCGGCGCAATCGGAGCACACCACGATCCTGATCCTGGGCGAAAGCGGCACCGGCAAAGGCGTGCTCGCCAAGGCCCTGCACTACAACAGCCCGCGCGCACACATGCCGTTGTTGGAACTCAATTGCGCCGCCATGCCCGACACGCTGCTGGAGAGCGAGTTGTTCGGCTACGAGCCGGGCGCCTTCACTGACGCGCGCCGCCGCAAGGAAGGCCTGCTGGAACGGGCGCAGGGCGGGACCGTCTTCCTCGACGAAATCGGCAACATGTCCGCCAACGTGCAGGCGAAAGTCTTGCGCGTGCTCGAGGAGGGCACGTTCATGCGCCTGGGCGGCACGCGCCTCATCAAGGTGGACGTGCGCATCATTGCCGCGACGAACAGCGACCTGCGGGAAGCCGTGGCGCGCGGCCAGTTCCGCGAAGACCTCTTTTACCGACTGAATGTCCTGCCCATCACGATCCCGCCGCTGCGCGAGCGAACCGAGGACATCCTGCCGCTGGCGATCGGATTGCTGGAACGCTTCAACAAGGAGATGAAGAAGAACTTCATCGGCTTCACTCCCGCCGCCGCCGACCTGCTGCGGCGCTACCCCTGGCCGGGAAATATTCGCGAGCTGAAGAACGTGATCGAGCGCACCATTATTCTTTCTCCCGAAGGCGACATCGATGCCGGCGACCTGCCGGAAGAAATCCGCGACTATTCTCAGCCGGAGACCGCCCACGAAGCGCCCTCGCACATGGACCTATCGCCCACCGGGCAGCAGTGGGTGACGTTGCGCGAACTCGAGGAGCGCTACATCCACGAGGTGCTGACGCTTACCGGAAACAACAAGGCGCAGGCCGCGCGCATCCTCGGAATCCATCCCACCTCTATTCTCCGGCGCCTGAAAAAAGAGCAGGAGGAAGAGGAAAAAGTTGAGGTCGCGGCGGCGGCGGAATGATTTCTGCCGCGATATGAGTTTCGCAGTCGCGGATGCCGGAACCCAGATCCTCACCTGAAACCTGCGGCACACGCATCTAAACTGCTGGCGTGGGCGACGAACCCCAAAAGCGCCGGTCGCTGGACGGCGCGCAATTCGAGGTCGCCGTGATCGGCGGCGGAATCAACGGCGTGGCCATCGCGCGACTGTGCGCCGCTGCCGGCCGCAGAACCGTCCTGATCGAGCAGAACGACTTCGCCTCCGGCACCACCAGCCGCTCCACCAGGATCATTCACGGCGGACTGCGTTACCTGGAGCACGGCGAGATCGGGCTGGTGCGGGAATCGTTGCGCGAGCGCGAGCGCCTGCTCCGCGCCCAGCCGCACCTGGTTCGGCCGATGCGCTTCCTGCTCGCGC
This Terriglobales bacterium DNA region includes the following protein-coding sequences:
- a CDS encoding sigma-54 dependent transcriptional regulator, whose protein sequence is MAYSILVVDDEALTLRTISRALRDEGFEVFLAATGEEALEIFAREHPNLCMLDVVLPGIDGIEVLRQIKRQGPATIVVMMSAYHMIDRAVEAMKLGAHDYLSKPFHLADMVNTIRRALEMLALRVRVRDTVESAKGRYDFGWVKTSSPQMRDLLAICEKAAQSEHTTILILGESGTGKGVLAKALHYNSPRAHMPLLELNCAAMPDTLLESELFGYEPGAFTDARRRKEGLLERAQGGTVFLDEIGNMSANVQAKVLRVLEEGTFMRLGGTRLIKVDVRIIAATNSDLREAVARGQFREDLFYRLNVLPITIPPLRERTEDILPLAIGLLERFNKEMKKNFIGFTPAAADLLRRYPWPGNIRELKNVIERTIILSPEGDIDAGDLPEEIRDYSQPETAHEAPSHMDLSPTGQQWVTLRELEERYIHEVLTLTGNNKAQAARILGIHPTSILRRLKKEQEEEEKVEVAAAAE